GCGGGTCGACGTGTCGAGACCCCGACGCGACCCCGCCGCGGGACGCCGGGCGTTCCTCGCCGCGGCCGCCGCGGCGACCGCCGCGCTCGCCGGCTGTTCGGAGGAGCAGGACGTCACCCACGAGGAGGTCCCCGAACCCGTCGAGGAGCGCCAGCCGCTGCACCACCGCCTGCCGGACCTCCCCGTCCCGCAGTACCTCGAAACCGTCGAAGCGGGCGTCGAGGAGGGGATCGCGGCCGACGTCGACGACGAGGAGTCGCTTCGCGAGGCCCTCGAAGAGCGCGACGTCGCCGTCGAGGTCCTCGAACGCGACGGGCGCTTCCTCCTGGTCGAACACGTCGCAGACGCCCCCGAAGCGGGGGTCCTCGAAGACGTCGGCGTCGTCGCCGGCGCGTTCCTCCCCTACGCCGTCGGGAGCGAGGACCCCGGTCGACTCGAGGCGACGCTGCTGCAGGCCGACGGGAGCCCCTTCGGCTCCTACGACGCGCTCGTCACGTGGGCGCTGTCCCACGACGGGAGCGAGTTGCCACTCGGCGCGTACGCCGAACTCGTCGCCGCGACGCTCGAAACGGAACAGGAGGTGCCGGTAGAAGCGGAGTCGTGAGAGCCCTCCGGGCTCGGACGCTGCCGGTCCCACGAGACTCGCTTCGCTCGTCTCGCTGGCTCTCAACGTCTTCGCCTACGGGCTCGGACGGTGCCGATCCCGCGGGAACGCGGTCGCAGCGAAGCTGCTCCCTGCTCCCGCTCGACGGTCGCGTCGTCGCCTACGGCGACAGACGCTGCCGGTCTCGCGGGAACAGGACCGCTTCCCGGATGTTGTCGAGGTCGAGCATCGTCATCAGCAGGCGCTCGCCGCCGAGGCCGAAGCCGGCGTGGGGCGGCATGCCGTACTTGAACATCTTCGTGTAGTACTCGAACTCGTCGGGGTCGAGGCCCTGCTGTTCGAACCCCTCGACGAGGTGCTCGAAGCGGTGTTCGCGCTGGCCGCCCGAGACGAGTTCCATCCGCGGGTGCATCAGGTCGAAGCCCGTCGAGAGTTCCTCGTCCTCGTCGTCGTCCATGATGTAGAACGGCTTGATCTCGCTTGGCCAGTCGGTGATGAAGTAGTGGCCGCCGACGTCCGCCCCGAGGGCCTTCTCGCCCTCGGTGGGGAGGTCGTCGCCCCAGACGAGTTGCTCGTCGAGTTCGCCCGTCGCGTTGATGCGCTCGATGGCCTCCTCGTAGCTGAGACGGGGGAACTCGCCCTCGGGGACCGAAAAGTCGTCGGCGATGCCGAGCGTCTCGAGTTCCTCGGCGCAGTTCTCGGCGACGGCCTCGTAGGCCGCCTTCACGACGCCCTCGACGACGTCCATCGCGTCGTGGTGGTCGCAGAACGCGCCCTCGAAGTCGATCGAGGTCGCCTCGTTGAGGTGCCGCGGCGTGTTGTGCTCCTCGGCGCGGAAGATCGGGCCGATCTCGAAGACCCGTTCGAGGTTGGAACCGGCCATCAGCTGCTTGAACAGCTGCGGGCTCTGGTTCATGAACGCCTCGCGGCCGAAGTAGGTGATCGGGAACAGTTCGGTGCCGCCCTCGGTGCCGGTCGCGACGATCTTCGGCGTGGTGATCTCCGTACAGCCGACCTCGCGGAACTGCTCGCGGGTCGCGCGCAGGACCTCGCTGCGGATCTCGAAGATCGCCTGCACCTCGTCCTTGCGCAGGTCGAGGGTGCGGTTGTCCAGCCGCGTCGAGAGTTCGGCGTCGACCTTCCCGGAGGGGTCGAGGGGCAGTTCGGGGTCGGCCGGCGCGATGACCTCGACCGACTCGGGGACGACCTCGACGCCGGTGGGCGCGCGGGGCTCCTCCTCGACCGTCCCGGTGACGGTCACGACGCTCTCGCGGGAGACCCCCAGACCGGTCTCGACGAGGTCGTCGTCCATCTCGTCTTTCTCGAACTTGATCTGGATCTTCCCGGTCGCGTCGCGCAAGATGAGGAAGGCGATGCCGCCGAGGTCGCGAACCTCGTGGACCCAGCCGGCGACGGTCGCCTCGTCGCCCGGCTCGGCGTCTTCAGTGTAGGTTCTGTCCTGCATACCTCCCGGTTGTCCCAGCCGCGACTTAAGCGCACTCGTTCGGCGCCGTCGTCGCTCGTGGACCGTCATCGGAATCTCGTCTCTCGGGCGGGCAGTCACCGACGCCATCAGGTCGAGGTCGGTCCCCGGGAGGAGTTCGAGGTGGTACCGCCGGTAGACGGTCGCGAGGATGAGCCGCGCCTCCAGCATCGCGAACCGGTCGCCGATACACCGGCGGGGGCCGGCGGCGAACGGGAAGTAGGCGAGTTTCGGCAGCGACTGCTCCATCCCGTCGGTCCAGCGCTCCGGGCGGAACGCCAGCGGGTCGTCGTACCACCGCGGGTCGCGGTGGACGACCCACTGGTGCATCCGGACGGCCGCGCCGGCGTGGGAACCGCCGGGGGCAGGACGTAGCGCGGAGAAACGCGAGCTGGTTGCCGACGATCGGCAGGCCGTCGGGGCCGGACGGACGCTCCTCGGCGATCGCGGGGGTGTCGCCGCGCATAGCCAGGCGAAACGGAAGCCAGCGCTCTATGTCCGTCGGCGACGGGCGACCGGGGACGCCCGCGGCCCGCGGACGCGAACTTCCGCACCGTTTTGACGCTGGAACGCCGACTGTCAGCCATGGATACGCTCGAATTCCTCGCCGCCGCGATCCGAGATGCCGAGACCGTCGTCGCGCTCACCGGCGCCGGCGTCTCCGCCCCGTCGGGCGTCCCCACGTTCCGCGGCGACGACGGCGTCTGGGAGCGCTTCGACGAGGAGCAGTTCACGTACGGGCGCTTCCAGCGCGATCCGGCCGGCTTCTGGGCGGATCGGCTCGCCCTCCAGCGGGAACTGTACGGCGAGGATCACGAGCCCAACGCGGCCCACGAGGCGCTCGCGGCGCTGGCCCGCGACGGCTACCTCGACGCGATCCTCACCCAGAACACCGACGGGTTACACGGGCGCGCGGCCGAGACGGCGGACGGCACGGAACTGGTCGAACTCCACGGCAACGCCCACCGAGTCGTCTGTGCCGACTGCGGCCGCCGGAGCGACGCGAACCCGGTCCTCGAGCGCGTCGCCGACGGCGACCTCCCGCCGCGGTGTGACTGCGGCGGCGTCTACCGCCCCGACGTCGTCCTCTTCGGCCAGCGGCTCCCGGACGACGTCCTCCGGCGCTCGCGGGCGTTCGCCCGCAGGAGTGACGTCTTCCTCGCGATCGGCTCCTCGCTGGTCGTCGAACCGGCCGGATCGCTGCCGCGGCGGGCCGGCGAGACGGGCGCGACCGTCGGCATCGTCAACCTCGACGTGACCCCCTGTGACGCGGTCGCCGACGCCACCCTCCGCGAGGACGTCACCGAGGTCCTGCCGCGGCTCCGCGCGGCGGTCGAAGGCGAGCGCGGCGGCTGACCGGCGGGCACGAGCGGGAAGCGAGAACGGGCGTCAGGCGTCGTTGGCCGCGTCGACGGTCTCCTGGACGGCGTCGACGCCCTCGTCGTGGGCGAGGTTGCCGACGACGATCACGTCGGCGCGGTTCGCCATCGCGTACGCGGAGTCGTAGTCGTGGATGCCGCCGCCGTAGAACAGCGTCGCCTCGTCGAGGGCCTCGCGGGCGGCCTCGACGATCGACTCCTCGCCGTACGTCCCCGAGTACTCGACGTAGACGATCTCCTGACCGAACATCCGCTCGGCGATCTTCGCGTAGGAGGCGATGTCGTCCGCGGTGAGGTCGCAGTCGGCCTCGGTCAACTGCGCGACGTCGGCCTCGGGGTTCATCACGATGTACGCCTCGGTCCAGGTGCGACCCCAGTCGAGGTCGCCGTCGACGCGCACCCACTCCTTGTGCGCGCCGGTGATCCAGAACGGCGAGCCGGCGTTGAACACCGTCGGGATGAGGTAGCCGTCGAGCGCGTCGTCGTCGACGACGACGCCCGGGTTCGACGGCTCCTGGTACAGCGGCACGTCGTGTTCGGCGCAGGCCTCGATGACGGCCGCCATGTTCTCCTCGGTGATCCCCATCGTCCCGCCGATCTCGACGGCGTCGGTCCCGGTCGCACAGAGGTCTCCGTAGGTGACCTCGTCCGGAAGCTCCTTGTCCGGATCGATCTTCAGGATGTGGTTCCACTCAGCCCAAGGCGCAGTCATACCGCCCCGTTTCCCGACAACCGGCAAAAACGCTCCGAAACCGTCCGTCAGCCGGCCGACGTCTCGCGTCGATTACCGTTCGGCGATCCAGACCATCTCCTGGTCGGTCGACTCCAGGGGCGCACGCTCGAACCCGCCGTAGACCTCCCACGCGGAGAACGGCGAGAGCCGGAACAGCAGTTCGAACTCGCGGCGCGAGACGAGAGCGAGCGGCGCCTCGTTCTCCGCGACGACCTCGCCGTCGGCGTCGAGCACCTCGGAGCGGATGCGGGCTACCTGCTCGACCTCGTCGACGAGTTCCGTCACCGTCCGGTGGACGTACGTCGCGCCGTCGACCTCGAACTCCGTCTTCTCCCACCGGCCGTAGGTCTCGCAGATCACGTCGAAGTTCGGGGCGAACGCGTTCAGCGCCAGCCGTCCGCCCGGCGCGAGCGCGTCGTGGAGCCGTTCGAGCGCCGCGAGCTGGTCGTCGATCTCGAGCAGGTGCAGGAACGCCCGGAACGGGACGATCGCGAGCGCGTACTCCCGCTCCGGGTCGAACTCGGTGACGTCCGCCCGACGAACGCTCGGTTCGAGCCCCGCCGCGGCCGCGTTCTCGCGGAGCACTTCGAGCATCCCCTCCGAGACGTCGATACCGTAGGCGTCGACCCCGTCGCGGAGCACCTCGAGGTAGACGCGACCGGTGCCACAGCCGACTTCGAGGACGGGACCGTCCGCCTCGCGGGCCAGTTCGCGGTAGAAGTCGACGTCGTTCGCGTCGATCACCTCGCCGTAGTAGGCGTCGTAGAACGCGGCGAGGTCGTCGAAGTAGTCGGCGGCCTCCATGCCCGAGGCCTCGGTCGACGGGGAAAAAGCGTTTCCGGGGGTGTGCCAGTCGGTGCCGCCGTCAGATCCCCTGCCCCATCAGGTGGCTGCGCAACACGTCGGCCTCCTTGTTCCCCGCGCCGGTGTTGAGCAGGACGACCGTCTCGTCGCCGTCGAACTCGCCGCGGTCGGCGAGTTCCCACGCGCCGCTGGCCGCGGCGGCGCAGGTGGGCGCCATCTCGATGCCCTCGCGCTCGGCGACCGCGATGGCGGCGTCGAGGATCTCGTCGTCGTCGGTCGCGACCGCGCCGCCGTCGCTCTCGCGCAGCGCCTCGAGGATCCACGGGCTCGCCCCCGGATCGGGGATCTCGATCCCGCCACAGATCGTGTCGGGGTGCTCGACGGGTTCGTGGACGTCCCGGCCGGCCTCGAACGCATCGACGATGGGCGCACAGCCGGTCGCCTGCGCGGCGTACAGCGCGGGCACCTCGTCGATCAGCCCGAGGTCGCGGAACTCCGTCGCCCCCTTGTGCATCCCGACGAGGCCGACGCCGCCGCCGGTCGGGTAGACGATCGCGTCGGGCACCTCCCAGTCGAGTTGCTCGACGATCTCGTACAGCATCGTCTTCTTGCCCTCGTGGCGGTACGGCGTGACGAACGTCTGGACGGGGTACCAGTCGTCGTGTTCCTCGACCGCCTCCTCGTAGGCCGCGCCCGCGTCGCCGATCCGGCCGCCGACGACGGTCAGGTCGCCGCCGTGGACGTTCACCATCGCCTTCGTCGTGAAACCGGCGCGGGCGGGCAGGAAGACGTGTGCGTCGAGGTCCGCCCGGCCCGCGTAGGCCGCGGCGGCCTGCCCCGCGTTGCCCGCCGAGGCGAGCGCGACGTCGCTCGCGCCGTGTCCGACGGCGGCCGTCGTCGCGACCGTCTGGCCGCGGTCCTTGAACGTCCCCGTCGGGTTGCGTCCCTCGTCTTTGATCAGGACGCGCCCGACGCCCAACTCGTCCGCGAGGTCCGGACACTCGACCAGCGGCGTCGCGCCCTCGTCCATCGTCACCGCCGCCTCGCGGGCGAACGGCAGCAGTTCCTCGTAGCGCCACATCGAGTCGAACGGGCGCGCGGCCAGCGTCTCCCGGTCGAGGTCGACCGCGTCGTAGTCGTAGGTCGGGTCGAGGATGCCCCCGCAGTCGTCACAGCGGTGGGTCCCCTCCTCGGGGTCGAACCGCGCGCCGCAGTCGACGCACTCGAGGCCGTCGTAGGCGTCCGTCGTCTCCATACTCCCGCCTTGCGGGGGCGGGGACAAATCCCTGTCCATAGACCGGTCGCGGGTTGCCGTCGCGTGCAGGCCTTTGTGTCCGCCGGTCGAACAGTCGTCCATGGGATCGAACCCGACGGTGATCGTCGCCGGCGCCGGCCTCGCCGGGCTTGTCGCCGCCCGCCACCTCGCCGCGGGCGGCGCGGACGTGACGTGTTACGAGCGCCGGGAGACGGTCGGTGGCCGCGTCCGTACAGCCGAGCGCGACGGCTTCCGGTTCGACCGCGGCTTTCAGGTGCTGTTCACCGCCTACCCCGCGGTCCGGCGGGAACTCGACCTCGATGCCCTCGACCTCCGGCGGTTCGCGCCGGGCGCGGTGCTCGCGCGGCCGGGCCACCGCTCGACGCTCGGGGACCCCCTGCGCGACCCGCGCTCGCTGCCGGAGACGCTGCTGAACCCCGACGTCTCCGTCGCCGACGGGCTCCGGGTCCTCCGGCTTCGCCGGGACCTCGCCCGGACCGACCCCGAGGCGATCTTCGACGGCGACGGCGACGACCGGTCGATCCGCGAGTACCTCCGCGAGCGGAGCTTCTCCGAGGGCTTCGTCGAGAACTTCGCCGCGCCCTTCTACGGCGGGATCACCCTCGACCGCTCGCTGTCGACCTCCGGTCGGGTCTTCGAGTACACCTTCGCGATGCTCGCACGCGGCGACACCGCCGTCCCCGTGGACGGGATGGGCGCGATTCCGCGCCAACTCGCGGCGAGGGCGCGGGGGGCCGGCGCGACCGTCGAGACCGGCGCGACCGTCGAGGCGGTCGCCGACGAGGGCGACGGCGTCTCGGTGACCGTCGACGGCGCGGCCCGCGAGGCCGACGCCGTCGTGGTCGCGACCGACCCGCCGACCGCCCGGGAACTGACCGGCGTCGAGGACGTGCCGACCGAGGCCCGCGCCTGCGTCACGCAGTACTACGCGCTGCCGGCGGAGGCCGACCTCGGGACGGGAAAGCGGCTGGTGCTCAACGGGGTCGAGGACGGGCCGAACCAGGTCGTCCCCCACAGCGAGGTCGCACCGGAGTACGCCCCCGACGACGCCGCGTTGCTCGGCGCGACCTACCTCGGCGAGCGCGAGGAGCGCGAGGAGGAACTCGCCGAGCGCACCCGGCGGACGCTCGAATCGTGGTACCCCGAGCGCCGGTTCGACGGGTTCGAACTCCTGCACACCGACCGGATCGAGTTCGCGCAGTTCGCCCAGCCGCCGGGGATCCACGACCGGCTGCCGGGGCCGCGCGCGGCCGGCGGCCGGGTCTACCTCGCGGGCGACTACACCGCGTGGTCGTCGATCCAGGGGGCGATGGAGAGCGGGCGAACGGCCGCGAAGGCGGTCGTCGAGGACCTGTCCTGACTACAGGAGCCGCCGACACTCCCCCAGCGGCGGGAACCAGAGCGTCTCGTCGCCTTCCTCGTCGCGGATCGCCGGGTGGAACGCGTCGGCGTCGTCGATCAGCGGCGACCCGAAGTCGCGGCCGGCCATCCCGTTGACCGTCGCCCCCGGCGCCAGCCGAGTGAACGCCGGGAGGACGAGCACGTCCGCGCCCTCGTAGACCCCGGGGCCGTAGAGGAAACACGGCAGCTTCCGGCCGTCGACCGACAGCGCGGGGTGGTCGTGGCCGATCACGTACCGCGCGGCGTCGCTTTCGGGTCGCTCGTGACCGTGGACGACGACCGTCTCGCCGTCGGCCAGTCGGCGTTCGGCGGCGGTCTCGCCGTCGTAGATCCGGTCGAGCAGCGCGTCGTGGTTCCCGGGGGTGACGACCAGCGACGCGCCGGCGTCTGCGACCCGCTCCTCCAGCGCCGCGAGGTCCCGCTCGACGCCGCGGGGGACGGTCGAGAACGAGTGCAGCAGGTCGCCCGCGACGACGACGGTTCCGGGGTCGACGCGCCCGAGGAGGGCGTCGAGGCGGGCGAGCGCGTCGCCGCCGTCGTCGATCGGGGCCTCGACGTCGGAGGCGGCCGCGCGCCCGAGGTGGAGGTCCGCGAGGACGAGCGCGTCGCTCTCCGGGATGTACGCGGCGCGGTCGAGGAGGTCGAACGGGACGTCGACGGGGGTCATTCCTCGCCGCCGTCGGGCCGCACCTCCGCGTCGGGGCCGAGCGCGCTCGCGAGGTCGTACTCGGTGCCCGTGAGGACGAACAGGACGTCCTCCAGCGGTTCGAGCACCTCGGGGAGGACGCGGACGACGAGGTAGGCGATGCCGATCAGCGCGACCACCGACAGCGGCTGGGAGATGAAGTTGTGCGCGACGAGAAAGGAGGTGCGACTCGCCGGGGCGCCCATGTACGTCGTCACGACGTAGATCAGCGGCTCGTACTGGAACCAGCCCCACGGCGAGGCGAGCGCGATGAAGACGTTCCGGAAGAGGTTGAGCAGCCAGATGACGCCGACGGCGAGCGCGAACGCCGCGAGTTTGCGCCGCAGCGACGCGCTCACGGCCGCGATCAGCCCGCCGAAGATGGCCATGCTCCCGATGCCGGTACAGGCCATCACGATGTAGGTGGTCCGTCCGGTGACCGTCTCCTCGGGGTCGAACGCGAAGCGGCTCCGGTACCCGTCGGGGCCGACGTCGAGGCCGGGGCTGTGGCCGAGCAGTTCCATCCCGTAGTGGGTCTGGGCGGCGGTCGTCTCGATCAGCCACCGGCGGACGAACGGAATCGTCTCCGCGGGCAGGTAGATCAGCCCCATGAGCGCGACGGCCTTCGAGAGCAACAGCAGCGACTCCCGTCCCCGAAAGAGGAGGTAGCCGGTGTACGCACACAGCGGGAGCGCCGCGAGGCTCAGGACCGTCTCTATCGGGCTCTGGGCGTCGTAGTAGTAGTACGGGACCATCGTCAGCCAGAAGAGGCCGAACAGCACCCACGCGCCGGCGGCGACGTACCGGGCGCGGTCGAGGGCGCCCCGCCACTGGAGGGCGAACGCGAGCGCGAACGTCCCGATCGAGAGCCACGCGAGGGCGTCGGTCGCCGGGACCGTTCCGGCGAGGGCGGGCCGGAGGGCCGGCGAGAACGTCGCCGCGACGAGTTCGAGGGCGCTCGCGGGGACGGCACCGACCGGGACGGGCGGGGTCGACATACTCACGCGATCCGACGGACTCTCGCGGTATCAACCTGACGCCTCGTCGTGCGACGGTGCGAGGAGACCGCGTAGCTTTTTGCTCGCCTCGCGAGAAACGACGGTATGGTCGACGTCCTCGACAACAAGCGGGCCGCGACCCGGTTTCGCATCCTCGTCGAGATCGCCGAGCGCCAGCCCGCGGTGAGCCAGGGCGAGATCGCCGCGGAGGTCGGCGTGACGAGTCAGGCCGTCAGCGAGTACATCCGCGACCTCGTCGACGACGGCCTCGTCGAGAAGGAGGGTCGCTCGCGCTACCGCGTCACCAAGGAGGGCGTCGACTGGCTCTTTCAGGCCGCCGGCGACGTGCGCCGGTTCGCCGACCACGTCACCGAGGACGTCCTCGGGGCCGTCGGCGAGGACGCGGCGATCGCCGTCGACGACCTCGCGGAGGGCGACCCCGTCTCGCTCTCGCTCGAAGACGGCCTGTTGCACGCCAGCGCCGGGGAGGCGGGGCCGGCGACGGGCGTCGCGACCACCGACGCCGAGGCGGGAACCGACGTCGGCGTCACCAGTTTCGAGGGCGTCATCGACCTCGAACCCGGCTCCGTCACCGTCTGGCAGGTGCCGACGGTGCGGGCGGGCGGCAGCCGCGCCGTCGACCGCGAGGCGATCGCCGAGGACTGCGCCGACGCCGACCTCGTGGGGGCCGCCGGCGTCGAGGCCGTGGTGACCCTCCGCGAGGCCGGGATCGAACCGACGGTCGGCTTCGCCGTGGGCGACGTCGCCGCCGACGCGGCCGAGCGCGGCCTCGCGGTGACCGTCGTCGCCACGGTCGACGCCGTCGGCCGGGTGACCGACACCCTGCGCGACGCGGACGTCGCCTACGAGGTGCTCGAAGGCTGAGGGGGCGACGACCGGACGACCAGTTGCGCCATCCGGCACCAGCTATTTCCGCCGCGGCCCGCTGGGGGACGGTGGAGGACAACAGCATGGCGACCGGAACGGTGACGTTCTTCAACGATACGGGAGGCTACGGCTTCATCGAGACCGACGACGCCGACGAGGACGTGTTCTTCCACATGGAAGACGTCGGCGGCCCCGACCTCGAAGAGGGTCAGGAGGTCGAGTTCGAGATCGTTCAGGCCGACAAGGGCCCGCGCGCGAGGGACCTCACGCGGCTGTAGGTCCCGAGACGCGGCCGGGAGCGGACATCGGAAGCGGACGGCGACGGCCGGACGGCGCGGGCGGACGAGACGTGGGGCGGACCGCAGGAGCTACCGATGAACCAGAACGACGTACACAGACGCTGGGAGAACCGATCGAGAGCCTATTCGCCGGGATACTACGCCTACTACGGGCCGAACGAGGCGAGCGAGCGACTCCGGGAAGCGCTCGACGACGCCGTCGGCCCGGACGCGGCCGTGCTCGAACCGGGCTGTAGTTCGGGCCGGCACCTCGCGCACCTGCACGACCACGGCTACGACGACCTCGCCGGCGTCGAGATAAACGGCGACGCGCTCGACGTGATGGCGGAGAGCTACCCCGACCTCGCCGACGCCGGGACGTTCCACGTCGGCCCCATCGAGCGCGTCGTCCCCGAGTTCGACGACGACGCGTTCGACGCCGTCTTCTCCGTCGAGACGCTCCAGCACGTCCACCCGGACAGCGAGTGGGTGTTCGCGGAACTGGCCCGCGTCGCCAGCGACCTCATCGTCACCGTCGAGAACGAGGGGGAACGGGCCGACGGGGACGACGAGGACGGGAACACGGGCGAGGGCGAGCCCCGGACCGACGCCGGGGCGAGCGGGGACGCCGGCGACGGCGAACCCGAGACCGCGCCCGTCAGCTACGTCGACGGCGAGATTCCGCTGTACTACCGGCGGTGGGACCGCGTCTTCACCGACCTCGGCTTCGTGGAGGTCGAGTCGCGCTCGCTCGGACGGGACACGTTCCGCGCGTTCCGCCGGACGCGGCGCTGACCCCTCTCAGTTCGCGTGCTCGCTCGCCGTCGCGTACGCCTCGCGGACGCGCCGGAACGACTCCTCGTCGCCGCCGCGGTCGGGGTGGACCTCCTTGACGCGCTCGCGGTAGGCCGACCGGACCTCCGCGCGGGTGGCCGTGATCGGCACCCCGAGCGCCTCGTAGGCCGCGAGGACTGCCTCGTGGACGTGGCTATCGGCCGGTTCGGACTCGGCGTCGGGCACCTCGAAGGGCAGGCGCGCCCCGAGGTGCCGACCCGGCATCTCGTGCTCGCAGAGGACGACGTACGTCTCCGTCGCGCTCCCGATCCGGAAGAAGTCGTGGGCGTCGTACGTTACCGCGACGTCGCGCTCGGGTAGGTAGAAGGCGACCGTCGTCCCCGCGATCGGGTGGTCCTCGACGAACCGCTCGTCGATCTCACGCAGGTAGGCGCGGATCTCGGTCCGGCGGCGCCCCTCGCTGGAATCGCCGGTCGGCGCCGACCGGCGACTCGGGTACAGCCGCTCGCCGGCGACGAACAGGGCGGTCGCGACCAGCGCGAACCCCGCGCCGATCGCCAGCCCGGCGAGCACCGCGGTCGGGATCGCCTCGAGGAGGTCCGCGGGCACGGCCGGCCGTACGCCTCGCGGGGACAAGAAGGTCACGTCCACGCCGGCTCGAAGGCCGGTACGGACGCCGTCAGCCGATGTACCGCAGGTCGTCGTCGCTCGGGACGTCCATCGACCGCTGCTGTTCCATCTCCTGGATCTTGCCGATGACGTCCTCCATCTCGTCGGCGCGGTCGTCGAGCGAGCCGTAGTCGAGTTCGAGGCCGAGCAGTTCTTCGAGCACTTCGAGTACCGCCCGGGCGCTCTTCGGGTCGACGAGGTAGCCGCTGGTCTCGCCCATCAGGCAGCTCACCTGGAACCCCCGGCGGTCGCCGAGACCGAGCAGGAGCCCGGAGACGCCGACGATGCCGCCGGCGGGTTCGTCCTCGCGGAACTCGACGCCGACCTCCTCCAGCGGGTCGATCATCGACTCGTCGCTGACCGCCCCGAGGACGGCGTACTCGTCGATCAGTTCGCCCGTCGGGATGCCGCCGAGGGCGTACACCTCGCTCGCGCCGAACTCGGCGGCGACGTCGAGGAAGGCGTCGGCCAGCACGTAGTGGCCGGCGTTCGACTGGGCCTGGTGGTCGCCGATCAACACGAGCAGGTCCCGCCCGTCGGGGGTCGCGTTCTCGACCGCGTGCACCTCGGCGCAGGTGAGGTCTGCGACGCCGTCCTCGACGGTCACCTGCGGGGGGAACTCGCGGGAGTAGACGCGCCGAACGAGCGTGCTCTCGGCCTCACACTCCTCGAGGACGTGGTCGGCGGCGAGTTTCCCGACGTGCCCGACTCCGGGCAGGCCCTCGACGAGAACGGGGTCGTCGAGTTCGACCTCCGCGACCGCGTCGATCTCGAGTTCGTCCATACCGTATCAGCGAAGGCGACGCTTAAGAGCGCGTCGGTACTCGCCGTGGGGGTCGGCCGGATCGAACGGGGCCGGCGCGCTGTTCTCGGCGTCGGCGCCGCAGTCCGGACAGGTGTCAGAAAGGGTGTACACCGGGCGGTCGTGGGCCTCGCGCCACGCCGAACAGACCCGGATGTCCGACTTCATCGCCCGCTACTCGTCGTCGGTGCGTCGCTCGCGGTGGTACTCGCCGTCGCCGCCCCGGGATTCGACGGCCGCGATCGCGCGGTCGGCGCTCGCCTCGAGTTCGGCCTCGGCGGTCTTGTAGTCCGGCGCGCGGACCTTGATGCGGTACTCGGGCGCGCCGACGTAGGTGACCTCCAGTTCGACCTCCTCGGGGACGTCGCCGTTGCCCTCGGCGGCCGCCAGCGCCTCGCGGATGCCGTCGACGCCGCTCTCGGAGGGGTTCTCGAGGTCGACGTAGCCGGTGACGTTGACGTACGGCACCGAGACGTTCTCGCG
The Salinilacihabitans rarus DNA segment above includes these coding regions:
- a CDS encoding phosphoglycerol geranylgeranyltransferase gives rise to the protein MTAPWAEWNHILKIDPDKELPDEVTYGDLCATGTDAVEIGGTMGITEENMAAVIEACAEHDVPLYQEPSNPGVVVDDDALDGYLIPTVFNAGSPFWITGAHKEWVRVDGDLDWGRTWTEAYIVMNPEADVAQLTEADCDLTADDIASYAKIAERMFGQEIVYVEYSGTYGEESIVEAAREALDEATLFYGGGIHDYDSAYAMANRADVIVVGNLAHDEGVDAVQETVDAANDA
- a CDS encoding metallophosphoesterase is translated as MTPVDVPFDLLDRAAYIPESDALVLADLHLGRAAASDVEAPIDDGGDALARLDALLGRVDPGTVVVAGDLLHSFSTVPRGVERDLAALEERVADAGASLVVTPGNHDALLDRIYDGETAAERRLADGETVVVHGHERPESDAARYVIGHDHPALSVDGRKLPCFLYGPGVYEGADVLVLPAFTRLAPGATVNGMAGRDFGSPLIDDADAFHPAIRDEEGDETLWFPPLGECRRLL
- a CDS encoding NAD(P)/FAD-dependent oxidoreductase translates to MGSNPTVIVAGAGLAGLVAARHLAAGGADVTCYERRETVGGRVRTAERDGFRFDRGFQVLFTAYPAVRRELDLDALDLRRFAPGAVLARPGHRSTLGDPLRDPRSLPETLLNPDVSVADGLRVLRLRRDLARTDPEAIFDGDGDDRSIREYLRERSFSEGFVENFAAPFYGGITLDRSLSTSGRVFEYTFAMLARGDTAVPVDGMGAIPRQLAARARGAGATVETGATVEAVADEGDGVSVTVDGAAREADAVVVATDPPTARELTGVEDVPTEARACVTQYYALPAEADLGTGKRLVLNGVEDGPNQVVPHSEVAPEYAPDDAALLGATYLGEREEREEELAERTRRTLESWYPERRFDGFELLHTDRIEFAQFAQPPGIHDRLPGPRAAGGRVYLAGDYTAWSSIQGAMESGRTAAKAVVEDLS
- a CDS encoding threonine synthase, which translates into the protein METTDAYDGLECVDCGARFDPEEGTHRCDDCGGILDPTYDYDAVDLDRETLAARPFDSMWRYEELLPFAREAAVTMDEGATPLVECPDLADELGVGRVLIKDEGRNPTGTFKDRGQTVATTAAVGHGASDVALASAGNAGQAAAAYAGRADLDAHVFLPARAGFTTKAMVNVHGGDLTVVGGRIGDAGAAYEEAVEEHDDWYPVQTFVTPYRHEGKKTMLYEIVEQLDWEVPDAIVYPTGGGVGLVGMHKGATEFRDLGLIDEVPALYAAQATGCAPIVDAFEAGRDVHEPVEHPDTICGGIEIPDPGASPWILEALRESDGGAVATDDDEILDAAIAVAEREGIEMAPTCAAAASGAWELADRGEFDGDETVVLLNTGAGNKEADVLRSHLMGQGI
- a CDS encoding class I SAM-dependent methyltransferase, whose translation is MEAADYFDDLAAFYDAYYGEVIDANDVDFYRELAREADGPVLEVGCGTGRVYLEVLRDGVDAYGIDVSEGMLEVLRENAAAAGLEPSVRRADVTEFDPEREYALAIVPFRAFLHLLEIDDQLAALERLHDALAPGGRLALNAFAPNFDVICETYGRWEKTEFEVDGATYVHRTVTELVDEVEQVARIRSEVLDADGEVVAENEAPLALVSRREFELLFRLSPFSAWEVYGGFERAPLESTDQEMVWIAER
- a CDS encoding SIR2 family NAD-dependent protein deacylase codes for the protein MDTLEFLAAAIRDAETVVALTGAGVSAPSGVPTFRGDDGVWERFDEEQFTYGRFQRDPAGFWADRLALQRELYGEDHEPNAAHEALAALARDGYLDAILTQNTDGLHGRAAETADGTELVELHGNAHRVVCADCGRRSDANPVLERVADGDLPPRCDCGGVYRPDVVLFGQRLPDDVLRRSRAFARRSDVFLAIGSSLVVEPAGSLPRRAGETGATVGIVNLDVTPCDAVADATLREDVTEVLPRLRAAVEGERGG
- the aspS gene encoding aspartate--tRNA(Asn) ligase produces the protein MQDRTYTEDAEPGDEATVAGWVHEVRDLGGIAFLILRDATGKIQIKFEKDEMDDDLVETGLGVSRESVVTVTGTVEEEPRAPTGVEVVPESVEVIAPADPELPLDPSGKVDAELSTRLDNRTLDLRKDEVQAIFEIRSEVLRATREQFREVGCTEITTPKIVATGTEGGTELFPITYFGREAFMNQSPQLFKQLMAGSNLERVFEIGPIFRAEEHNTPRHLNEATSIDFEGAFCDHHDAMDVVEGVVKAAYEAVAENCAEELETLGIADDFSVPEGEFPRLSYEEAIERINATGELDEQLVWGDDLPTEGEKALGADVGGHYFITDWPSEIKPFYIMDDDEDEELSTGFDLMHPRMELVSGGQREHRFEHLVEGFEQQGLDPDEFEYYTKMFKYGMPPHAGFGLGGERLLMTMLDLDNIREAVLFPRDRQRLSP